The DNA region GTTTTACACACGCTAGATAAAAACAAGTGGGTTCCTACCATAGCAAAACATCGTACAAAAGTGACAGCTGAAGGGGTCAGCACGAAGACAGCCTGCCAGAGAGGCACAGGCAGCCCCTCCCTTCGGATCAGGAGGGGGGTAGAAAAGGTAGGGGACGTAGCAGGAGGACTCGCAGCCCTAGCCGGCCTGTCTGCAATCCCAGGACAGCAGCGTCTGGTGGGCTCACCAAAGGCCAGCAGGGGATGATGGTCTCCAGGCAGATATCCAGACCCTGAGCAGGTCTCAGCTTAGCCCTAATAGCCCAGAAGTCTTCTGGCCTCTTCGCTCTGGGCCTGCAGGGTCTCACTAGCATACTTCTGGAGGAGTTCCATCTTCTTCCTCCGCACGAGTGCCTCCTCGATCTGCGGATGGCAAGGAGAAAGGGCTCATGCTTTACTCCTCAGCAAGGCCCCCCACGCCCTGCCGAAACCCAGCCAGGAGGGAGTTCCCGGCACAGAGGCCACTGAGGAGCCAACACCCAGACGCATCTCCCAGAGCCGCACTCTTCCCACTGGAAGCGTGGCAACAACTGTGTGTCGGTACCCCTAAAGCAGACGAGACACTGCCTCCTCGGGACTCCACACCCTATTGTGAGCATAGCCACAGCGGCCCCCCGTTGGAGTCAGAGCTGCCCTAAGGGACAGGAAGGACGAGGAAAACCCACTCCCCCGCTCTGTGCAGTCTCCTTTAGAGCCGAGGCCCCTGGCGCTGGGACAGCCCCACCGGCAAGGGCAGCTCCCAGCCCCTGTCCTACCTCTTGCTGGGACGGCACTGGGACGTGGGCAATGAACTTCTGCTGCCCGTCTTCACCTCCTTTCTCCTGGCTGCCTTCCTCGTCAGACTAGAAACAGAACCACCAGAAAGTCAGTGAGCAGGTGCCCGTTAAACACAGGTTGGTACCGCTACAAAAATGCACAACTATGCGGCTgcttcaaaggaaaaaacaaaaggaatgaggCAGCTCAGTTCTCAGAAAGACAAGAAGACACACCGTTAactatttaaaaagcaacaaagcACTGTGTAAATTATGCCACCTTTTGtctgaggaaagaaaataagaatagaaacTAGCAACAGCTGTGAGAACCAGGTGCACCTCTGCGCCTAGAGAACTAGAGAATCTTCCTTGATCTTTACGTACTTGTGGCTTTTGAACCTTGTACATGTTAtctattttgtttaattaaaatttaaaaatgcaccaCACATAGAAAAAAGATCAACTCAGAGTCTGCATGTGAGTCAAAAGAGATTACGCATCGCCTAAGGAAACACTGTGGCCTTACCCTGAGGAGAGAGGACCCCTGTGAGTGccgcctgccctgccccagctctctgCACACACGCCAGGAGGAGCTGGCGGAGACCCTTCGGTGGAAGGTCTCGGGTGCCGCTGGGAGGCGTGCAAACCGGGCCCAGCACTTTGGGAAATGGTTTAGCCGTATCTACTGACGCCCAGCACGTGCCCTCCCCATGACCTGATAATTCCACTCCTCCGTGTACACTCAACAGAAACGGCTGCCTATGAATGAGAAAGGCCACAGCAGCCTGACTGggcagagccccacactggacgcTAAACAGATACCCACGACCATTAGACAGCAGAGAGTATGCATGATTCCACCAAGAGACGTCAAGTTCAGAAACAGGTAAGAGCTTAAGTTAGGGTTCTTAGAGGTCAGGAGAGTAACACCCAGCGGGGCAGGAGCAAGCTTCTAAGGTGCTGGTCATGGTCATGTTCCGTTTCCTCACCTGGTATTTGCTACGTGGGGTTGTTCGCCTCGTGAAAACGCACTGACCTGGCCACTTACCACCTGCGTCCTTCTCTCTATAcggaacactactcagcaataaaaagtaacGAACTCTCGAATGCAACAACTCCGATGGATCTCAAGTGCACTGTGCTGAGTGTAGGGACCACCCCAAAGGTGACGTAAGGCACgatttcatttatgaaacattctcaaaatgacagAACTACAGAGATAGAGAACAGATTGGAGTTTGCtaggggtgagggatgggggaaggaggaaggtgggaCTGAAGGGAGCAGGGCATGGAGGGAACAGTCCTGTATCCTGACTGAAATGGTGGTtacaggggcgcctcggtggcacagtcagttaagtggccgactcttggtttcagctgaagtcataacctcagggtcatgagatggagccccgcgtcgggctctgtgttgagcacagagtctgcttcacactctctctccctctccctctgcccctccccaccacacaccctctctctctaataaagaaatctttaaaaaaaaaaaaaaaaaaaaaaaaagcaaaagaaatggtGGTTACACAAATCTACAGGTGATAAAGGACACCAAACTCCATATGCTCACTACACCAACTCTGTTTCCTAGTGTGGATACCATACTAGAACTCTGGAAGGTGTaaccattgggggaaactgggtgaaggataCACAGGACCCTCTGTACCTTTCctgtaaattatttcaaaattaaaaaaaaacaaaaaacacgtggggcacctgggtgtctcagtcagtgaaacagccgccttcagctcaggccatcatctcagggtcctaggatcgagccccatatcgggctccctgctcagtggggagtctgcttctccctcttcctctccctctgcctcatcctcgctctctctccctctcaaataaataaaaaagtcttcaaacaaacaaacaaaacccacaacaaCGTTTGGCTGTTTGCCTTTCCTCTCCGGATAAAGGCAAAGCCTGCTCCCCACGAAGCTGGGGCGCTTGCTTGTCCAGCCTTGCCCCTCTCCcgcctcctctcctctccctaccAGCAGCCCACACTGTGCTTCAGCCACAGTGGCCTGTCCTCTGTCCCTCACACTCCCACGGCGTCTCTCAGTACACActgctcctctgcctggaacactctttctctcactgcctctcacTTGGTTAACTTCTCCCAATCCTCCAGGCCTCAGCTGAATGGTCAGCTCCCCAGGAAAGGCTTCACGGGCTCTCCCCACAGCATGTCACTATCTCAGAGCTGCTCTGACAGCCACTGTTTTCCACTGACTCTACCCACTGGATTGTCTCCCCACGGACTTCAAGGTACAAGCAGAGCTTGTGTACCCCTGTGCCCCTGGCATGGACCTGGCTCACAGGAGCCACTAATTAAGCAAACAGATGCTGAAAGAGCAAATGAAAATTTGCAGCTAAAGAAGACCTTcccaggtaggggcgcctgggtggctcagtcggttaagcatccgactctcaatctcagctcaggtcttcatctcaggatcttgagttcaagccccgtgctgggctccacttagggcaaaaaaaaaaggaagagagagggagggagggagggagggagggagggagggagggaaaaaagacaagacaagacctTCCTAGGGCATGCTGCCAGCTTATTTCAAATGCTTCACTGTCCCCACTACTCATCAGCCAGACCTGCACAGGAACCTCAGGTCGGCTATATCCTGCGTGATGCTGACCAAGTCACtaaacttctctgaacctccttCTTTGCCACTGATATCACAGCAAGGTCCTCACACAGGACCTGACCTACCGCCCATGCACAAgaactcccctccccttctcagtCCAGCAAATCCACTTCATTCTTTCTCAGCATGTCCAAGGAATGAGGCCTGCATGGCAGGCGCCCAGGAGAGACTGGAGTAGGAAGCTCTCTCTGCCTGAGAGGCAAGATCACAGCTCCACCCGCAGCCGTGACCTTCTCAATCAGTCCCTCCTCTGCTCTGGGCTGGTTTCTATCTCTACCATGAAGGTGTGGGGGTGTTAAGACTGCAGAAGAGCTGCTTGCACTGCcgtttaaaaagaaatgatgagacctactgctgacaccttgatttcagacttccagcctctagaactctGGGTAAAATCCATTTCTGGAGCCACCCCATCTGCAGTACTTTATAAAGTAGAAGCAGCTAACGCAGTAGATCTATAACTGAACCTGAAATTGTGGTAATAACAAATAAGTGAACAGATAAGTAAAAAAACGATGGGGGGAGGGGCTATAACTCATATGGCCTCAAAGTGTTCAGAAGTCAGACAACCTCTATGAAGCAGGTAATTCTGGGTGTAAAGCACAGTTTACAAAGTGCTCTCACAGCCATTCCCTTCTGGAACCCTCCCTGGGATGCTGAGGGGTGATCCTCATATCCATCTTCCAGGTGAGGAAGAGAAGTTCTCAGCTGGAgacaggggcagagctgggctttgatCCGAACCCCTCACCAATGAGCTAAACCTTCCTACCTCTCCGCCGATTCTCCCAAGGCCCAGCCTTCGTGGCTCGGAGCAGTAGGCAGTGagcaccagccccccccccaaagtacCTCCTCCTCGGTGACAGCATATATGTtgatctcttcctcctcttcctcctcctcctccttttctcctcttgcCAGCCgggcctctctctctgctttccacTTTTCAACCAATCCAGCCCTGACTGGAGACACAAGAGAGCAGCTGCTGCTTAGCGAGGCCTCTAAATCAGCTTTACAAGCCACACAGGGCGAGGCCCACATGTCCCCTCGGAAGAGGAGCGCCCTCCATTCTGCCCCGGCAGACAGGAGTGGGATATGAGAGGCAGTCTGGTCATACCACAGCTCCAGGTGGAAGTCACAACAAGGTGGCTTTCTAGGGGATGTCCCCAGCAACCTGAGTGGCTGCCTGACACGCCCACATGACAAAGGAGACACAGCAGTACCTGCTGCTGGAAAAGGGCTCAGACTCCTGACCTCCTTCACCCAGAACCCTAGCTCAACACACCACTGGGAGATCAGCACTAACTACTCCTCACAGGGCCGCCGTGAGGCTTCAGAACAGGGtccggggcgtctgggtggctcagtcgttaagcgcctgccttcggttcagggcgtgatcccagagtcctgggatcgagccccacatcaggctcctccgctgggagcctgcttcttcctctcccactccccctgctatgttccctctctcgctgtctctctctgtcatataaataaataaaatattaaaaaaaaaaaaaaaaagaacagggtcCAAAAAATGCTTAGCACGGTGCTTGGCATGGAGGAAGCACTCAGAAAGAACCACCCATCTTGCTCTACGCTCATAATGTATTAGCTGTGTTTAAAGCAGATCGAAAAGCCACTTAAATGGGcaccatttcctgatttcaagaaAGGCCAGTGTGGGAAGAAATCCAGATGAATTCCAGCTGGACGGGGAACAGGTCCAATGTGCTCATGGGCTTCCCCAATCTGCTGCTTCGGGCCCAACACAGCCCCGGACTACATCATAGTTACCGACGGTTAGGTCATCAGCAGCCCATGTCTTCTGAAGAGTATCCGCATTAAAATAAACTCGCTTCTGGCATCAAGCACTATTTAAAAACCCATTTTCAAAGGACAGAACAGAAACCAGACGCCATCTATAATGAAATGAATTGCTCATAGACCTACATTTCTTTTCATAGTCCTGTTCCAAAGGCACGATGACACCATCATCTTCATCGAGGTAACCGTAGTATTCAAAATCAATCGCTTTCATGAGCTCGGCACGTGTCTTTCTTGGAGGAGGAAGAGCTAAAGAAACAGCACCGACTTAGCTACATGTCCCACCAGTCACACCCCAGCCTGCATCCTGTACGGTGTTATGCAGCCAGGGAGCACGCTCGAGAAAACACCATTACATAGGCACTTCCTATTCTAGCCACAGAATTAGAGAAGTGGTACAACCCTTTCTTCAATCAGTTTTGAACCCTTTAACCCAATTAGTCTATTTAGAAGGAATGTATCCTAATTTAAAAAACCGTAACAAAAGCAGGCAAAGCTGTATGGACAGAGATGTGCATTGTTTACAGAGTCGTGAAAACTCGGAATAACTCGGGCTGTAAACTACAGGGTGTACCCTACGACCCCTCTATAGCTATTTCACAAGGTGTTTCGGTAACGCAGGAAATGTCAtgagatttaattaaaaaaaaaaaatggaaaaacgttAAGTATATAGATAAGACAAAACAAACTATAAACAAACCgaaaagataaatgagaaagtcttaaagaaaatattttcagactaAGGGTTACTACTCAGAATATTTAAGTAATTCTTGAAAATCAAAAGGGAGGggagcctgcctggctcagtcggtggagcgttcaactcttgatctcagggtcatgagttcgagccccatgttgggtgtagagattacttaaaaataaaaaatcttagaggcacctgagtggctcagtcgctgaagtgtctgcctttggctcaggtcatgatctcagggtcctgggatcgagacccacattgggctccctgctctacagggcttctcc from Ursus arctos isolate Adak ecotype North America unplaced genomic scaffold, UrsArc2.0 scaffold_14, whole genome shotgun sequence includes:
- the ISY1 gene encoding pre-mRNA-splicing factor ISY1 homolog isoform X2, which produces MARNAEKAMTALARFRQAQLEEGKVKERRPFLASECTELPKAEKWRRQIIGEISKKVAQIQNAGLGEFRIRDLNDEINKLLREKGHWEVRIKELGGPDYGSGLDWLKSGKQRERPGWQEEKRRRRRKRRKRSTYMLSPRRSLTRKAARRKEVKTGSRSSLPTSQCRPSKRSRRHSCGGRRWNSSRSMLVRPCRPRAKRPEDFWAIRAKLRPAQGLDICLETIIPCWPLVSPPDAAVLGLQTGRLGLRVLLLRPLPFLPPS
- the ISY1 gene encoding pre-mRNA-splicing factor ISY1 homolog isoform X1 — protein: MARNAEKAMTALARFRQAQLEEGKVKERRPFLASECTELPKAEKWRRQIIGEISKKVAQIQNAGLGEFRIRDLNDEINKLLREKGHWEVRIKELGGPDYGKVGPKMLDHEGKEVPGNRGYKYFGAAKDLPGVRELFEKEPLPPPRKTRAELMKAIDFEYYGYLDEDDGVIVPLEQDYEKKFRAGLVEKWKAEREARLARGEKEEEEEEEEEINIYAVTEEESDEEGSQEKGGEDGQQKFIAHVPVPSQQEIEEALVRRKKMELLQKYASETLQAQSEEARRLLGY